A window of Oryza glaberrima chromosome 2, OglaRS2, whole genome shotgun sequence genomic DNA:
CAAATAATTTTGCTACGATTGAAATCGTAATGTCATTACATCTATGGAAATGAGCAAATCACAACCAGGAGTTGGGATACTACTAATCCTACTACTAAAAACCCACCCGTGGCACATCCGGGTTTCTCTACACCAGCAAAGCAAAAGGACACAACAAGAGCTAAAACACCAGCAACAGCCAGtccaggaggcggcggcggcagaggcggccaGCGCGAGGGCGAGGGAGGACCGGAGGGCTCAGCCGCCGAAGCCGTAGAGGGTGCGGCCCTGGCGCTTGAGCGCGTAGACGACGTCCATGGCGGTGACGGTCTTGCGGCGGGCGTGCTCCGTGTAGGTGACGGCGTCGCGGATGACGTTCTCGAGGAAGATCTTGAGCACGCCGCGGGTCTCCTCGTATATGAGCCCGGAGATGCGCTTCACGCCCCCCCTCCTCGCCAGCCTCCGGATCGCCGGCTTGGTGATCCCCTGGATGTTGTCGCGGAGCACCTTGCGGTGGCGCTTCGCCCCGCCCTTGCCCAGCCCTTTGCCTCCCTTGCCGCGCCCAGACATCGCCGGAGACCGAGACGAGACCGAGACGAATCCGAGATGGAAGAAGAGAGAAGTCTACTACTTGGGGAGATCTGAAATCGCTGTGGCTATTGGTGAgatggatttggatttgggggTGGCTTTATAGAATTTTGGGGGGATTTTGAGTTTGTGTTTGGGCGGGAGAATTTTTGGGGATAGATTTGCGCTTTTGGTGGGTGGGTTTGGGACGTTGGATTGGTGGTGGACGGGCGCGATGGGTTGGGGTGTGTTTCCGTGGATTGATGACGTGGTGGGAGGCGCGGGGATGGATCCGTGGGTGGGGGGAGGATTGCCGTTGGATTGAATCGGATGGTGGGGAAGCTCGTCGTTGCGAGTGGAGCGGATCGGTGACGTGGCAATGGTTCTGTGGCCAGGCGAGGAACGTGGGCTGGGCCGGGCCGCCGGTTTTAGCTCGGTCTCCTGATCAGTCACGAGGCCCGTAGCGTCAAGTCACcggcccaccaccaccgtccGGCGAAtaaacccgccgccgccgccgtcgtcgccgtcgccgtcgccatctccaGGTGGGTGCTATAGCGATAGGCTATGGCTTTCGCGCCGTCCGCGCGGAGGGTCTCGGCCGTGCTGTACCACTACCCGTGCCCGGACGGCGCGTtcgcggcgctcgccgcgcACCTCtacttctccgccgccgcgctccccgTCTGCTTCTTCCCCAACACCGTCTACGACCCCATCAGGTAAATCTTCTGTAACTTAAGAGATCGACCTTTGTGCCTTCGAACTACTAGTTTCTGCTTCCAATGTTCTTCTCCTCCATAGGTTCGTTTGAAGAGATGTGAAATCGGCAGGAAGCTGCAAGCGAGTACAACTCTTCCTTTACAATGTCTAACTGTAGTTTCAGTTCGTTTAGACCGACCAACATCTGTGGAGCTGCTCAATGTTCACTTTGGCATTGCTTTGCGCTTATTAAGCTTTCCCTTTGTATTTTAGTGGGAGAAAATTGCATCTAGTTGGCATTCTGACAAGTCCCTTTTTGGAGGGGAAAGATTATGCTTTGGGGTTTCTAGTCTGTAGTGACGTTTGGTATAGTCAGGCCTAGGTgaaatatacatttttttcccGGATTTCAATATTTCATGAATCATGAAAATGATGAATGGGAGGTCAAAATTGAACAAAGCTGTTTGATGATTTTGTCATGATATGAGCCTCTGCACAGCAGATACAGTGATGCTCAAGTGTTTCTCTTTACTATAGCATTATTCTTACTGTTACCCTCTCTGTAGGAGTGATGCTCTTCCATTTGATGAAATCAAAGATGTTTATCTCCTAGACTTTGTCGGGCCTCCTGGTTTTGTCACTGATATTGCCCCAAAAGTCGAGAGGTTTGTAAGCATTTATCTACTGCTATTTGCTTTAAGTTTTGTTCTGTGTGTGTTAGTTTCATGTGCATTATGCTGTTAATCTTGGATTCTTAGAAATAAGATTCAGCCCATGTTCATTCTGTCATtcatttaatatacagattcgaTTTCCGTACACTTCATGAGTAGATTCAGTATATTCTGTAAAATATTTTGGGGAAACACATTGTGGCCATCAACTGTTCTGAATATTGCTGAACTGTAGATTGTAGAAGTTATGCAtcaatatttctatacattctGAATTGTTTTATAGAATATTCTATCCCTAATGCTAGGACAATTCTAATGTTTTTATCTTGTTCAGTGTCACAATCTTGGATCATCATAAAACTGCCTTTGAAAGTTTATGCGGGAACCCCACACTCGGAGAAAATGTCAATAAGGTGATTGACATGCAACGCAGTGGAGCAACAATCGCATTTGATTTCTTTAGCAACAAACTCTTGACAATAGGTAGTAGTTTATGGAATCATAGAAGTGGCAATTCTTTTAATGGGGTGAAATATCTACCTGATAACAAGCTTGAAACCGTACACAAGCTTTTCAAGTTTATAGAGGATGGGGATCTGTGGAGATGGACCATTCCGAATAGC
This region includes:
- the LOC127761386 gene encoding histone H4, with amino-acid sequence MSGRGKGGKGLGKGGAKRHRKVLRDNIQGITKPAIRRLARRGGVKRISGLIYEETRGVLKIFLENVIRDAVTYTEHARRKTVTAMDVVYALKRQGRTLYGFGG
- the LOC127761117 gene encoding uncharacterized protein LOC127761117, with product MAFAPSARRVSAVLYHYPCPDGAFAALAAHLYFSAAALPVCFFPNTVYDPIRSDALPFDEIKDVYLLDFVGPPGFVTDIAPKVESVTILDHHKTAFESLCGNPTLGENVNKVIDMQRSGATIAFDFFSNKLLTIGSSLWNHRSGNSFNGVKYLPDNKLETVHKLFKFIEDGDLWRWTIPNSKAFSSGLKDLDIEFDVNINRKLFDQLLELDPEEVISRGQATLSHKQKLIDECLEKSYEIALGCGRFGNCLAVNADAISNLRSELGNQLADKSRNLNLRSIGAVVYKVPELNNDNMLKISLRSLNEEDTTSISKEYGGGGHRNASSFLLSVTEFDRWKVGAEPCNTKM